The following DNA comes from Cytophagia bacterium CHB2.
GCCGCGCGAAACCACTTCAAAACTGCTGATGGGAGATATTTCTTTCAAGGAATTGAATTCCGTCAGCGTGCCGGTAACGCGCAACCGATCGCCGATGCTCACCTCGCCGCTATCAATTGCCGTGCGGAACGCCCCGCTGGTTTGGAAAGCCATGAGGCCGGCGGTGGCATCCTGAAATATGGCAGCGCGGCCTTCGGCGCGTGTGACAATGCCCTCCACCGTGACCACGATGCCATTGGCGGTTTGCCGCGCAATGGACATGGGCATGATGGCCTGCGCGCCCGGAATCACCTGGCCGCGAATCTCGCCGCCGGGGTTATTCGCAGTGTGAAAATTGACATAAAGCTGTCCGGCAAGCAATTCCACCACCAGATCCGGTGTCAGCGGTTGCGCATCCGTGCTTTTCCATACGCCCACAGCGGCATTTTCAGTGACGGCGAGTCCACGCACCACCGGCCCGTTCTTGCCGCGATCAGCAAGATGAAAATGCGCTGCTTGAAACGCGCTGCTAAATCCGGTCACACTGATGTTGTACACGAGTTCATCGCCGCCGGCATTGAGGGTGAACGTGCCAACGCCTGCGGACTCCGTGGTTACCGGCGGATTTTCCTGGCTGCCGTCCAAATTCGCCGCAAAATCGATCGTCACTCCGCTCCGCACCTGGCCGCGAATTTCGCCGCCAGGATTGGCGGCGGTGTGAACATTCACATAAAGATTACCGGCCAGCAATTCTCCCAACAGCTCCGGCGTTAGCGGTTGCGTAGCGTCTGTGCTTGACCAAACGCCGGTGGCAACCGTGTCTGTGAAGGTGATATTGCGCACCACCGGGCCGTTCACTCCGGCGGCCGCATTATGAAAATGCGCCGCAGCAATCGGCCCGCTGAGATTGGCAACTTTGATTTTGAATGAAAGTTCGGTGTGATCGGCATTCAGCACAAACCGGCCGCCGCCGCTGGCGTTCGTCGTCACCGCGGGATTTTCCTGAGCGCCATTCAACACAGCATGAAAAACCATTTCCGCGCCGGGAAGCACTTGCCCGCGAATTTCACCGCCGGGATTGGCTGCGGTATGCACGTTGACATAAATTTTGCCGGCCAGCAATTCGGCCACGAGCGCAGGCGTCAAGGCTTGCCCATCACCGCTGTTCCACACGCCGCTCGCCGTGCCGTTGGTGAAAACGATATCGCGCACCACCGGGCCGTTCACGCCGATGGCGGCGTTATGAAAATGCGAGGCCGCGATCGGGCCGCTCAAGCCGCTCACAGAAACCTCATACGACAACTCCGAACCGGTGGCATTGAGCGTGAAACTGCCAGTACCGCTGGCGTTGGTTGTCACCGGCGGATTCTCCTGCGCACCGTTGAGCATCGCGCTGAAATTCTTTGCTTCGCCCACCAGCACTTGGCCGCGAATTTCGCCGCCGGGATTGGCCGCGGTGTGAACATTCACATAAAGCTCGCCGGCCAGCAATGCCGCAAGCAGCTCGGGCGTCAGCGGTTGGGTGGCATCGGTGGTTGACCAAACGCCGCTTGCAACGCCATCGGTGAAGGTGATATTGCGCACCACCGGGCCATTGACGCCGGCAGCAGCATTATGAAAATGCGAGGCTGTAATCGGGCCGCTTAGACCGTGGACGCTGACATTGTAACTCAGTTCGGTTTGAGCTTCATTCAACACAAACATGCCGCCGCCGCTTGCGCTGGTGGTGACTGGCGGATTTTCCTGGCTGCCGTTGAGCACGGCAAAGAAGATCACAGGCGCCGAGAAATCCGAGCGGCGGGAGGGTTGAATTTGCGGGGTGCCGTTGAATGACGTTGCCACGCCGGTAATGTTCACGGGATTCGGTGGGGTGGGCGAGCCGTCGATGTCCGTGTCGCGGTCGATAAACATGGCAAGATCGCCGCTGCCGTCGTTAATGGTGATGGTGGCGTTGCTGTTCTCCGCAGGAAAGGCCGCAGCAAGGTTGGCGCTATTGATGCGCACCAACTCGCCTTCGAGTGTTGCGCGGTTGTTGACCAGAGAGTCGATGGTCACCACTTGTGCCGGCGGCAAACCGGGAGTATCGATCACAACAATCGAATCCGGCACGGTTTCGATATTCTTGCGGCCCGCATTGGTGGCAATCGTGCTTTCGTTCACACGCACGCGCTGGCCCTGTTCCAACACAGCTTTGCCACTGCCGACAAACATGCGAATGCCGCCCGTGGCATCTTGCAAATAGAATTCGGAGCTGGTGCCGCTCGACAAGTTGAAATCAACCGTGGTAATGATGCCCTCGATGGTGACGTTGCGCGTGTTGTCCGCCAATTGCCGCGCCAGGCCGATGGGCGTCACCACTTTCGCGCCCGGCAAAACCTGGCCGCGTATTTCTCCACCGGGATTCAAAGCGGTATGCACATTGACATAAATGTTACTCGCCAGCAATTCGACGGCCAGCGCTGGCGTCAGCGGTTGCGCGTCGCTGCTCGTCCACACGCCGGTGGAAAAATCGCCGGCAAATGTCAAATTGCGCACCACGCCGCCGTTCACGCCGGCCGGGGCATTGTGAAAATGCGCCGCTGACATTGGTCCGCTCAAGCCGGTCACGCCGATGTGGTAACGCAGCGAATCGCCGCTGTGATTCAGCGTGAACAAGCCAAAGCCTGCACCCTCGCCGGTTTTGGGCGGCACTTCCTGGCTGCCTTCAACTTGTGCGGCAAATTCGACAGCAACCCCGCTGGTGAGTTGGCCGCGAATTTCACCGCCGGGATTGGCTGCGGTATGAACATTTACATAAATATTTCCGGCCAGCAACTCTGCCAGCAATGCCGGAGTCAACGGTTGCGTGGCATCTGTGCTTGACCATACTCCTGAGGCCGCGCCGTCAGTGAATGAGATATTGCGCACCACCGGGCCGTTTGTGCCGCTTGCGGCATTATGAAAATGCGACGCTGTAATCGGGCCGGAAAGATTTCCCACTTTGATGATATACGATAACTCGGTTTGCTCGGCATTGAGCACGAAGCGACCGCCGCCGCTGGCATTCGTTGCCACCGGCGGATTCTCCTGCGCGCCATTGAGCACAGCGAGAAAAACGATTTCCGCGCCTTCCAACACCTGCCCGCGAATTTCGCCGCCCGGATTGGCCGCGGTGTGAACGTTTACATACAAATTGCCGGCCAACAGTTCCGCCACCAAAGCCGGGGTCAACGGTTGCGTGGCATCAGAGCTGAGCCACACACCGCTCGAGGCGTCGTTCGTGAAGCTGATATTGCGCACCACCGGTCCGTTTACTCCAGCCGCCGCATTATGAAAATGCGAGGCCGTGATTGGGCCACTTAAGCCGCTCACCGTCACGTCATAGGTCAACCGCGACCCGTTGGCGTTGAGCGTGAACTTGCCCGCGCCGTTCGCGCTGGTGGTGACCGGCGGATTCTCCTGATCGCCGTTCAGTGTCGCGACAAACTTCTTCTCGCTGCCTGCCAAAACCTGGCCGCGAATCTCGCCGCCGGGATTGGCGGCAGTGTGAACGTTGACATAGAGATTGCCCGCGAGTAATTGTGCAAGCAACTCGGGCGTCAGCGGCTGGGTGGCATCGGTACTCGACCAAACGCCGCTCGCCACGCCGTCGGTGAAGGTGATATTACGCACCACCGGGCCGTTGGAGCCGGCGGCAGCATTGTGAAAATGTGAGGCTGCTATCGCGCCGCTCAGGCCTTTCACGCTCACGAAATATTGCAACTCGGTTTGATCGGCATTCAAAACAAAATAGCCGCCGCCGTTCGCGTCCGTGATGACGCTGGGATTCTCTTGTGCGCCGTTTAACGTGGCCATGAAATACGCCGGTTGTTTCTTCAAGCCGTCCGGCACTGTGCCGGGCGTGGGAATAGCGTTTACCGTCCAACTGCCGCCGGCAATGCTGAAATTTTCACTGGTTTCATCGTGCCCGGTGATGCCGTTGCCGCCGGTCAAGGTTTCGCCGGCTTCGAGGGCATTGCGCGCCGCGCTGGAGCCGCTGGTGTGCGGCTGCGAATTGCCGTCGTTGTCGGCGTTCACCACGGTTTGGCTCGCTACCGGCGTGTCGTTTAGATACGCGCTGGAATCGGAATCCGCATCCGGGCCGTCAACTTTAAAACCCGTTTTGTTTACTGCCGCGGTGATTGTGCCCGAACCCCAGAGGACGTAATCCACGTCTTGCACCAGATCGCTGGCGCCGTCCCAATGAAACAGCACGATGCTTTCACTGCCGTTGGTTAATCCTGCGTTGGTGGTCACCACGATGCCCGCCATGTCCGGCACTTCGGCGTCGTCGCCGAGAATTTCATAATCCGGTAGGGCCGGAGCGTAGGAGGTTTTGAACCCCGCGCCGCTGAACGCGATGACTTTCACACCGCCGGGGGCAATGCTCGCGCCGTCGGGAAACTTGACGAGAAAGTCGAAGTTTGCAACCGCCAATGCAGCAGCGCCATTGACGACTTTGATGTAATCATTATTGTTGTTGGAAACGTCGTCGGTGAGATAGTAGGTCGTAAGATCGACGGTTGCGTTGGTAGGATTATAAATCTCGATAAACTCGCCCGCGGTGGGC
Coding sequences within:
- a CDS encoding CHRD domain-containing protein encodes the protein MQFVRRFLFAGLLCLGLALPAFGQNDHLLISEFVVTPTAGEFIEIYNPTNATVDLTTYYLTDDVSNNNNDYIKVVNGAAALAVANFDFLVKFPDGASIAPGGVKVIAFSGAGFKTSYAPALPDYEILGDDAEVPDMAGIVVTTNAGLTNGSESIVLFHWDGASDLVQDVDYVLWGSGTITAAVNKTGFKVDGPDADSDSSAYLNDTPVASQTVVNADNDGNSQPHTSGSSAARNALEAGETLTGGNGITGHDETSENFSIAGGSWTVNAIPTPGTVPDGLKKQPAYFMATLNGAQENPSVITDANGGGYFVLNADQTELQYFVSVKGLSGAIAASHFHNAAAGSNGPVVRNITFTDGVASGVWSSTDATQPLTPELLAQLLAGNLYVNVHTAANPGGEIRGQVLAGSEKKFVATLNGDQENPPVTTSANGAGKFTLNANGSRLTYDVTVSGLSGPITASHFHNAAAGVNGPVVRNISFTNDASSGVWLSSDATQPLTPALVAELLAGNLYVNVHTAANPGGEIRGQVLEGAEIVFLAVLNGAQENPPVATNASGGGRFVLNAEQTELSYIIKVGNLSGPITASHFHNAASGTNGPVVRNISFTDGAASGVWSSTDATQPLTPALLAELLAGNIYVNVHTAANPGGEIRGQLTSGVAVEFAAQVEGSQEVPPKTGEGAGFGLFTLNHSGDSLRYHIGVTGLSGPMSAAHFHNAPAGVNGGVVRNLTFAGDFSTGVWTSSDAQPLTPALAVELLASNIYVNVHTALNPGGEIRGQVLPGAKVVTPIGLARQLADNTRNVTIEGIITTVDFNLSSGTSSEFYLQDATGGIRMFVGSGKAVLEQGQRVRVNESTIATNAGRKNIETVPDSIVVIDTPGLPPAQVVTIDSLVNNRATLEGELVRINSANLAAAFPAENSNATITINDGSGDLAMFIDRDTDIDGSPTPPNPVNITGVATSFNGTPQIQPSRRSDFSAPVIFFAVLNGSQENPPVTTSASGGGMFVLNEAQTELSYNVSVHGLSGPITASHFHNAAAGVNGPVVRNITFTDGVASGVWSTTDATQPLTPELLAALLAGELYVNVHTAANPGGEIRGQVLVGEAKNFSAMLNGAQENPPVTTNASGTGSFTLNATGSELSYEVSVSGLSGPIAASHFHNAAIGVNGPVVRDIVFTNGTASGVWNSGDGQALTPALVAELLAGKIYVNVHTAANPGGEIRGQVLPGAEMVFHAVLNGAQENPAVTTNASGGGRFVLNADHTELSFKIKVANLSGPIAAAHFHNAAAGVNGPVVRNITFTDTVATGVWSSTDATQPLTPELLGELLAGNLYVNVHTAANPGGEIRGQVRSGVTIDFAANLDGSQENPPVTTESAGVGTFTLNAGGDELVYNISVTGFSSAFQAAHFHLADRGKNGPVVRGLAVTENAAVGVWKSTDAQPLTPDLVVELLAGQLYVNFHTANNPGGEIRGQVIPGAQAIMPMSIARQTANGIVVTVEGIVTRAEGRAAIFQDATAGLMAFQTSGAFRTAIDSGEVSIGDRLRVTGTLTEFNSLKEISPISSFEVVSRGNTLPAAQLVTLAEIASNGEAYESELIRIEGLNINRGSDTVFVAARTYAVTDASDQSGAVALRTPVASDTEIEGVAIPAGPALFEGVLGQFSSTNPTAGYQLSPILPTDVSPLTGVEEHASEAPASFALLQNYPNPFNPTTIIRYDLPKQVHVKIAIYNLLGKRVRTLVDAQEAPGFKQITWDGANDEGARVASGIYIYRIETEGFSFSRKMTLLK